The following DNA comes from Rosa rugosa chromosome 5, drRosRugo1.1, whole genome shotgun sequence.
aatggtgatttggatttttggtctggttgaaatggtggtttttgatggccaagttgaccaaaaccagaagtgaagaagaagaatagtgatggaaaagaaaaatggccgccggcgtggagaacaataattggagTTTCgagtcgatctggattggttcgccgacgtggcgctactgatgcagcaaGATATGATGGTcactaaaaaggaaaaaaaaaaaaaaaaaaaaaaaaaggaaaaaagaaagaaaaaaaaaaggaaaaaggaaaaaaagaaattaaaaaggaaaaaaaaaaaataaaataacagaggggtatattggacatttcacccaaggccaactcctaatttgatgcggaatggacctattagagggaaattgtgagatcagagagtttttagattaaattagaatgtcagggactgaaacgatgagataGGCAAAATACatggactaaacagtatttaacctcaaaaaaaaaaaaactatatttttttttccttaatatTAACTAGCTAATACCCAATATACGTACATGAATAACCTAGAGTAAATTTTGATTCAATGTATCAATGCCTTCATTATTGTAAACGCCAACCTAGCATATGTCCAACTATATATAAGGCCCTGTCAACAGTTTTGAATTTTGAGATGTGAATTAACCTcagaaattttccagaaaagcTTGACAACATAGATTTCTGTCATTTACCAAGttatactatatatataatGCATGGGGAAAAGCTACGTGGCAACTCGTCTGGGTAATAATTCAGCAAACCTTCAACCACGTGTGTCTCCCAGTTCAATTTTCGATAAGAGAAAAGACACTTGAagaatatttcaaaaaaaaaaaaaaaaaagacacttgAAGAAAAATAGTGGACTACTCTCACTTTGTTTACAAACCAACACCGAAAAAATGAATTCTTTGGGAGGCCTAGTGACCACTATCTCAAGCTTTCTCTGTGCATTTCTTCTCTTAGCTCTGATCAAGATCTTTCACAAACTATGGTGGACTCCGATTCGCATACAGAAACTGATGGCTTTGCAGGGAATCAAAGGCCCTTCGTACAGATTCATCCATGGAAACACCAAAGAGATCTCCGAGATGAAAAGGGAAGCCATGAGCAGAAGGCTCACAAACTTTTCCCATGACATATTTTCTCGAGTCCAACCTCATATTCACTCATGGAACAAGACCTATGGTAAAACCTTTTCATAGTTACTATGAACTGTATATATCAATATGTTTTGGAAAGAGAATTACATTTTGTGAATTACAGGGAAGAATTTTGTTCAATGGTATGGTTGTCAAGCTCAGCTGGTGATTTCGGAGCCCGAATTGATCAAAGAGATACTGAATAAAAAGGACACTTATCCGAAAAGGAAGCTCTTACcattgatgaagaagatatttggAGAAGGTCTAGCCACAACAACCGATCCCGAAAAATGGGAGAAATTGCGAAAACAGGCCGACCATGCCTTCCATGGAGACAGCTTAAAAGTAAGTAGTTGCTTATCAATTTTTACAGTTGTGGTAATTCTTGTGTCAAGCAATGATAGACTGAATTTACTGGTGTCACTTTTACTAGAGTATGATTCCAACGATGATAGATAGTACTGAGACGATGCTACAGAGGTGGAAAAGCCATGATGGCAAAGAGATTGAGGTGTATGAAGAATTTAAATTGTTGACTTCGGAAGTGATTTCGAAGACAGCATTCGGCAGTAGCTATTTAGAAGGGAAGAACATTTTTGATATGTTCAACAAGTTATGCTCCTTGTTACTCAAAACTTCTTTCAAAATCAGATTTCCTGGCATCAGGTAATTCACTTCCAACTAATGTACTAAGCCTTGATCTTGGTGAAGTATTGTCTAATAATTTGTTTAGCAACTGCACAATGTGTAATCAATTCTCTATGAATATGCTGCTCAAATGTCTCATTGAAGCTTTGTTTCCCTAGCTTCCTTGTAAAGCTGGTTTTACAAGATGAATCAAGTTTTAACTCAATATATATTGTCAATTCTTGGAGGCCTGTGTGTATTGTCAATTCTTATGTACATATTCTCGATCAATTTTTGCAGCAAGTTTTTCAAAACTAGCGATGAGATTGAATCAGAGAAACTTGAGAAAGGAATACATGACTCCATAGTGGAGATTgttaagaaaagagaaaaggagaCAATGACTGCAGAAGAAGACAACTTTGGGAATGATTTTCTAGGATTGCTTTTAAAGGCTCATCATGGTGCCAATGACAAGCAGCGGATTTCAGTGGATGAACTGGTTGATGAGTGCAAAATCTTTTACTTTGCTGGACACGAAACCACTAATGCTTTGCTTGCTTGGACCATCCTTCTTCTGGCACTCCATCCTGATTGGCAAGAAGAAGCAAGAAAGGAGGTCTTACAATCATTTGGCAAACAAACTCCAGATCCTGATGGCCTTGCCAAACTAAAAACAGTAAGAAAGTCGACAACCCAATGAATTGCTTTGCCTAAATAAGTGGTAGAAGTTAATGCATGTTCTCAACTAATTGAGTGTGAAATTCTGAATTGTTCATTATTTTTATGCAGATGAGTATGATCATCAATGAGACTTTGAGGTTATACGCACCAGTAATATCCTATGATAGGAGAGTTGAAAGGGAAGTTAGACTGGGAAATCTCATTATTCCTGCTGGTTTCGAATTGTACATCTCCAGTTTAGCACTTCACCATGAGCCTCAATTCTGGGGAGAAGATGTGCATCTTTTCAAGCCAGAGCGATTCTCTGACGGTGTTGTTAAAGCTACTAATAATAACATAACCGCATTCTTACCTTTTGGAATGGGACCTCGAATCTGTCCAGGGTTGAACTTTGC
Coding sequences within:
- the LOC133708935 gene encoding cytochrome P450 CYP749A22-like, which encodes MNSLGGLVTTISSFLCAFLLLALIKIFHKLWWTPIRIQKLMALQGIKGPSYRFIHGNTKEISEMKREAMSRRLTNFSHDIFSRVQPHIHSWNKTYGKNFVQWYGCQAQLVISEPELIKEILNKKDTYPKRKLLPLMKKIFGEGLATTTDPEKWEKLRKQADHAFHGDSLKSMIPTMIDSTETMLQRWKSHDGKEIEVYEEFKLLTSEVISKTAFGSSYLEGKNIFDMFNKLCSLLLKTSFKIRFPGISKFFKTSDEIESEKLEKGIHDSIVEIVKKREKETMTAEEDNFGNDFLGLLLKAHHGANDKQRISVDELVDECKIFYFAGHETTNALLAWTILLLALHPDWQEEARKEVLQSFGKQTPDPDGLAKLKTMSMIINETLRLYAPVISYDRRVEREVRLGNLIIPAGFELYISSLALHHEPQFWGEDVHLFKPERFSDGVVKATNNNITAFLPFGMGPRICPGLNFATIEAKVVLSMILQNYSFTLSPGYVHSPYENLIVRPQHGVQVMLRSL